In Marixanthomonas ophiurae, one genomic interval encodes:
- a CDS encoding class I SAM-dependent methyltransferase: MQKETDTWYTSWFDTPFYHILYKDRDYEEAGFFMKKLTSFLNLSEKSKILDLACGKGRHAKYLNKIGYDVTGVDLSASSIEYAKQYETKNLHFEVHDMCLPYPDKFDAVFNLFTSFGYFEKENDNLRTIKSIKEELKPNGYGVIDFLNTDYVLNNLVPSEVKTVDGIDFYIHRYLDDGYIFKDIRFTYENERYFYTERVRALTLEDFKNYFFEAGVKLVNCFGDYHLNKFDKNKSERLILIFN; the protein is encoded by the coding sequence ATGCAAAAAGAAACAGATACCTGGTACACTTCCTGGTTTGATACACCGTTTTATCACATATTATATAAGGATCGAGATTATGAAGAAGCTGGTTTTTTTATGAAAAAACTTACCTCTTTTTTAAATCTTTCTGAAAAATCAAAAATATTAGACCTTGCTTGTGGAAAAGGTCGTCATGCTAAATACCTTAACAAAATAGGATATGATGTTACTGGAGTAGATTTATCTGCTTCGAGTATCGAATATGCTAAACAGTATGAAACTAAAAATCTTCATTTTGAAGTACACGATATGTGCCTTCCCTATCCTGACAAGTTTGATGCGGTTTTCAATTTATTCACTAGCTTCGGTTATTTTGAAAAAGAAAATGATAACCTTCGAACCATAAAATCTATTAAAGAAGAGCTTAAGCCCAATGGTTATGGAGTTATTGATTTTTTAAATACAGATTATGTTTTAAATAACTTAGTCCCTTCTGAAGTTAAAACTGTTGATGGAATTGATTTCTACATCCATCGGTATCTCGACGACGGCTATATCTTTAAAGACATTCGATTTACATATGAAAATGAAAGATACTTCTATACGGAACGAGTAAGAGCGCTAACATTAGAAGATTTTAAAAATTATTTTTTTGAAGCAGGGGTGAAATTAGTGAATTGTTTTGGCGACTACCATTTAAATAAATTTGATAAAAATAAATCTGAACGATTAATACTTATTTTTAATTGA
- a CDS encoding THUMP domain-containing class I SAM-dependent RNA methyltransferase → MESNFKMVAKTLFGLEDLLAKELRQLGASGIEKGTRNVAFEGDTGFMYKANLCCRTAIKILKPITAFNVFTEEDLYKSIYKIEWEDYMEANGSLAVDATVFSKQFTHSQYVALKTKDAIVDRFRDKEGVRPDVDLDHPTLRINVHIDRNICTVSLDSSGQSLHKRGYKTETGLAPINEVLAAGIIMLSGWEGQCNLMDPMCGSGTILAEAAMIACNIPPNLNRDEFGFETWPDFDVNLFEVIENAALKKIKDFHFKIYGSDKDGYTLNKAKENINNANLQDFIEIQQQDFFESEKPVDKPMYLIFNPPYDERLSVADIDVFYKQIGDTLKQSYPGTQAWMITSNMEALKNVGLKTSKKIKLYNGKLESRLVRYEMYEGSRKASKQ, encoded by the coding sequence ATGGAAAGTAATTTTAAAATGGTTGCCAAGACCTTATTTGGATTAGAAGATTTATTAGCTAAAGAACTTCGACAATTAGGAGCTTCTGGTATTGAAAAAGGAACCCGAAACGTTGCTTTTGAAGGAGATACCGGTTTTATGTATAAAGCAAATTTATGCTGCCGAACAGCTATTAAAATTTTAAAACCTATTACTGCTTTTAATGTGTTTACCGAAGAAGATTTATATAAAAGTATTTATAAAATTGAATGGGAAGATTATATGGAAGCAAATGGTAGTCTTGCGGTAGATGCTACTGTGTTTTCTAAACAATTTACACATTCACAATATGTAGCTTTGAAGACCAAAGATGCTATTGTAGATCGTTTTAGGGATAAAGAGGGAGTAAGACCCGATGTAGATTTAGACCATCCTACGTTGCGTATAAATGTGCATATAGACCGTAATATTTGTACCGTTTCATTGGATAGTAGTGGCCAATCACTACATAAGCGTGGTTATAAAACAGAAACTGGTCTTGCTCCGATAAATGAAGTGTTAGCGGCAGGAATTATTATGTTATCTGGTTGGGAAGGACAATGCAATCTTATGGATCCTATGTGCGGTAGCGGAACTATCTTAGCCGAAGCCGCTATGATTGCTTGTAACATTCCTCCAAACTTAAATAGGGACGAATTTGGTTTTGAAACGTGGCCTGATTTTGATGTGAATTTATTTGAAGTTATTGAAAACGCAGCTCTTAAAAAAATAAAAGACTTCCATTTTAAAATTTATGGTTCAGATAAGGATGGTTATACTTTGAATAAAGCGAAAGAAAATATTAACAATGCCAACCTTCAAGATTTTATAGAAATACAACAACAAGACTTTTTTGAAAGTGAAAAACCGGTTGACAAACCTATGTACTTGATTTTTAACCCACCCTATGATGAGCGTTTATCAGTAGCAGACATTGATGTTTTTTACAAACAAATTGGTGATACTTTAAAACAAAGCTACCCCGGCACACAGGCTTGGATGATTACCAGTAACATGGAGGCGCTTAAAAATGTAGGGTTAAAAACTTCAAAAAAGATAAAACTTTATAATGGAAAACTCGAAAGCCGTTTAGTTCGTTACGAAATGTACGAAGGAAGCCGTAAAGCTAGTAAACAGTAA
- the nadC gene encoding carboxylating nicotinate-nucleotide diphosphorylase: MISEKQFKKEINLIITNAIREDVGDGDFSSLACIPEDATGKAKLLVKDDGIIAGIDFARQVFEFVDTGLKIDIKIEDGSRVKKGDVCFYVSGLSQSILKSERLVLNAMQRMSAIATKTNKYVELLEGTNTQILDTRKTTPGIRALEKWAVKIGGGENHRFALYDMIMLKDNHIDFCGGITKAIEKTQNYLKDHNLNLKIIVEARNLDEIKEILENKGVYRILIDNFNYSDTKKAVQMIGDSCLTESSGGITLETARKYAECGVDYISSGALTHSVYNMDLSLKAV; the protein is encoded by the coding sequence ATGATTTCAGAAAAACAATTCAAGAAAGAAATAAACTTAATTATAACCAATGCCATACGGGAAGATGTAGGTGATGGCGACTTCAGTTCGCTAGCTTGTATTCCTGAAGATGCAACTGGAAAAGCCAAATTATTGGTTAAGGATGATGGTATTATAGCTGGAATAGACTTTGCTCGGCAGGTTTTTGAATTTGTAGATACCGGCTTGAAAATAGATATTAAAATAGAAGATGGGAGCCGTGTAAAAAAAGGAGATGTTTGTTTTTACGTATCAGGATTATCACAATCTATTTTAAAGTCTGAACGATTGGTTTTAAACGCTATGCAACGAATGAGTGCAATAGCTACTAAAACAAATAAATACGTAGAGCTTTTAGAAGGAACCAACACTCAAATCTTGGATACTCGTAAGACCACTCCAGGAATTCGCGCTCTAGAAAAATGGGCGGTAAAAATAGGAGGTGGTGAAAACCACCGTTTTGCCCTGTACGATATGATAATGCTAAAGGATAACCACATTGATTTTTGTGGAGGAATAACAAAAGCAATTGAAAAAACACAAAACTATTTAAAAGATCATAACTTAAATTTAAAGATAATTGTAGAAGCAAGAAACTTAGATGAAATTAAAGAGATACTGGAAAACAAGGGTGTTTACCGAATTTTAATTGATAATTTTAATTATAGTGATACAAAAAAGGCGGTTCAAATGATTGGCGATTCCTGCCTAACTGAATCCAGTGGCGGTATAACATTAGAAACAGCTCGAAAATACGCCGAATGTGGGGTAGACTATATAAGTAGTGGCGCGTTAACACATTCAGTTTATAATATGGATTTAAGCTTAAAAGCAGTTTAA
- a CDS encoding RNA polymerase sigma factor — translation MTKELEHSFVTQLEENQNIVHKICRLYTNDQDAHNDLFQEITIQLWKAFPKFRGDSKFSTWMYRVALNTAITLYRKKKRRIDTASFESISFKIKAEPYDDTIEEQLKLMYSAVKTLNDIDKALVFLYLEDKNYKEISETLGITEVNARVKMNRIKGKLRNILNP, via the coding sequence TTGACGAAAGAACTCGAACATAGTTTTGTAACCCAACTGGAGGAAAACCAGAACATCGTGCATAAAATATGCAGATTATATACCAATGATCAAGATGCTCACAATGATTTGTTCCAGGAGATTACCATACAGTTATGGAAGGCATTTCCTAAATTTCGAGGAGATTCAAAGTTTAGTACATGGATGTATCGGGTTGCATTAAATACTGCTATTACTTTATATCGAAAAAAGAAACGCAGAATTGATACTGCAAGTTTTGAAAGCATCAGTTTTAAAATAAAAGCTGAACCCTATGATGATACCATTGAAGAGCAATTAAAATTAATGTACAGTGCGGTAAAAACTCTTAATGATATTGACAAGGCATTGGTGTTTTTGTATTTAGAAGATAAAAATTACAAGGAAATTTCTGAAACATTAGGTATTACCGAAGTGAACGCAAGGGTAAAAATGAACCGAATTAAAGGGAAGTTACGTAACATATTAAATCCATAG
- a CDS encoding NAD(P)/FAD-dependent oxidoreductase, which yields MNIPQTQKPRVVVIGGGFAGISFIKKIKNENVQIVLFDKNNYHTFQPLLYQVSTSGLEPDSIAYPLRKIFRKNKNFHFRLAEVEYINKEEKEIETSIGKLSYDYLVIATGTKTNYFGNQNIEKNSMPMKTVPQALNIRSLMLQNIEKADMTEDPEERKRLLNFVIAGAGPTGVELAGALAEFKNGILEDDYTEMNEAEMQVHLLEGMDRVLPPMSEEASRLAQKALERLGVHVHLNTMIEDYDGKIVTTKGEKSFETEAFIWAAGVTGNPIKGIDGTSLMKKINRYYVNEFNKVEDTDAIFALGDIALMETEAYPKGHPQVAQPAIQQGKHLGDNFKKLLRNKPLEPFKYFDKGTMATVGRNKAVVDIKKMHLGGFIAWFIWMFIHLWFLVGFRNRVVTFFNWTYSYISYDRAARLIIRPFRKDV from the coding sequence ATGAATATACCACAAACCCAAAAACCTCGTGTAGTCGTTATAGGCGGAGGATTTGCGGGAATTTCATTTATAAAAAAGATTAAAAATGAAAACGTACAAATTGTACTTTTCGATAAAAATAACTATCACACCTTTCAGCCATTATTGTATCAAGTTTCTACCTCCGGATTGGAACCAGACTCGATAGCGTATCCACTTCGGAAAATCTTCAGAAAAAATAAAAATTTTCATTTTCGCTTAGCTGAAGTAGAGTACATTAATAAAGAAGAAAAGGAAATTGAAACTTCAATAGGAAAGTTAAGCTATGATTATTTGGTGATTGCTACAGGAACTAAAACTAATTACTTCGGGAATCAAAATATTGAGAAAAACAGCATGCCGATGAAAACAGTCCCGCAGGCATTAAATATTCGGAGTTTAATGCTTCAGAATATTGAAAAAGCTGATATGACTGAAGATCCTGAAGAACGAAAACGGCTTTTAAATTTTGTTATAGCAGGAGCTGGGCCAACTGGAGTAGAGCTTGCAGGGGCATTGGCAGAATTTAAAAACGGAATTTTAGAAGATGATTATACCGAAATGAACGAAGCTGAAATGCAAGTTCATTTATTGGAAGGTATGGATCGAGTGTTACCACCAATGAGTGAGGAGGCCTCTAGATTGGCGCAAAAAGCTTTAGAACGCTTAGGTGTACACGTTCATCTTAATACGATGATTGAAGATTATGATGGAAAAATAGTAACCACAAAAGGTGAAAAAAGCTTTGAAACCGAAGCGTTTATTTGGGCTGCAGGAGTTACTGGAAATCCTATTAAAGGAATTGATGGAACATCATTAATGAAAAAGATTAACCGATATTACGTAAACGAATTTAATAAAGTTGAAGATACCGATGCTATTTTTGCATTAGGTGATATCGCCTTAATGGAAACGGAAGCGTACCCTAAAGGACATCCTCAAGTTGCCCAACCCGCTATTCAACAAGGGAAACACCTAGGTGACAACTTTAAAAAACTACTTCGCAATAAACCATTAGAACCTTTTAAATACTTTGATAAAGGTACCATGGCAACTGTAGGTCGAAACAAAGCCGTGGTCGATATTAAAAAAATGCATTTAGGTGGTTTTATCGCATGGTTTATATGGATGTTTATCCACCTTTGGTTTTTGGTGGGTTTTCGTAATCGTGTAGTTACTTTTTTTAATTGGACATACAGTTATATTAGTTACGATCGTGCAGCAAGATTGATTATTCGACCTTTTAGAAAGGATGTTTAA
- a CDS encoding ZIP family metal transporter, translating into MNYLLLFLAVALGYGVALFLKTKKIKQISLYLAFSGAFLLAITVFELLPEVFETPSKSIGIFIMVGILLQIFLEFFSKGAEHGHVHLHADTKDFPWLLFISLSIHALLEGFPISEENNLLIGVIVHKIPVAIILSFFFIKAGYSRIITVLFLFLFALMTPIGSFISENSVYIDTYHTEITAVVIGVFLHVSTTILFESSSNHKFDLSKMIAVVVAILLAYFL; encoded by the coding sequence ATGAATTATCTACTACTTTTTCTAGCTGTAGCATTAGGGTATGGAGTTGCTCTATTTTTAAAAACAAAAAAAATAAAGCAGATATCTTTATATCTTGCTTTTAGTGGAGCTTTTTTATTAGCTATAACTGTTTTTGAACTCTTACCCGAAGTATTTGAAACCCCTTCAAAATCCATTGGCATCTTTATAATGGTAGGGATTTTACTTCAAATCTTCTTAGAATTTTTCTCTAAAGGAGCAGAACATGGTCACGTTCACCTGCATGCCGACACAAAAGATTTCCCTTGGCTATTATTTATTAGTCTTTCAATACATGCATTGTTGGAAGGTTTTCCTATTTCCGAAGAAAATAATCTATTAATTGGAGTTATCGTTCACAAGATACCTGTTGCAATAATTTTGTCATTCTTTTTTATAAAAGCTGGATACTCTAGAATTATTACGGTTTTGTTTTTGTTCCTTTTTGCTTTAATGACTCCTATTGGTAGTTTTATTTCTGAAAATAGCGTCTATATTGATACATATCATACCGAAATAACTGCTGTGGTCATTGGAGTATTTTTGCACGTTTCAACTACTATTCTTTTTGAAAGTTCAAGTAACCATAAGTTTGATTTATCTAAAATGATTGCTGTTGTAGTTGCTATTCTATTGGCATACTTTCTTTAA